Part of the Borrelia hispanica CRI genome is shown below.
GTTGTCTTTATATTTATCATATAAATAATTATAAAAAGCACCTTCTATATATTGCATCGTAGTCTGATCATTTTCAAATCTTTGTAGTTTATTATATATACGTTTATATGCGTAATTAAAGGCGTTACTTAATTCTTTTTGTTCTTGTATATGTGCATCATCTAAAATCCAAGTACGAAATCTATCGTATTTGTTTAGTAAATTTTGTAATTCTTGATTTATATCTTGTTGAAGCTTTTGATAAAACGCTAATTTGTCTTTTTTATATATATCAAGTGCATATATTAATATTTCAAATTTCATTTTTTCTTCAGTAGTTAAAGTAATGTTGTGTGGATTATGTGTTGGGAATGTACTTCCTAGATCTTGAGGTTTTAGAAATTTATCTGTAGATCTAGTAGTTTGGACAGAGTAAGTCACTCTTTGACTTGGTTTTTTATTTGCATTGCAACTATACAAAAATAATATAATGCAAAGCATTAATATACTTCTATTTTTATTCATAAAATATTCTCCTCATTTTACGGATTATAACATTATATTTCTTTCTGAGTATATATTTGTAAGCTTTTTTCGTTGATTTTGTAAAATTATTATTTTGTTATAGAGTTTATGTTAAGTTAAATTAATTTTTGTTAATTTAGAAGGTTGAAGAGATATGAATAAAGTAAAGAAATCATTTGATGATTATATTGTGTATTTTAATGAAGGGAAGCTTAGTGATGCACAGATTAGTAAAGAGATGGGTGTAAGTCGTGCTAATGTATGTAAAATGAGACGTAGATGGGAGTCTAGAGAAAGCAATAATTTAGAAGAACATCCAAAAGTAACAATTAGTGAAGAAACTCTAAATAATGTGTTAATACGTGCATCAGAGCATAGTGCACAATCAAGTAGTATTAAAAGCCAGCTTCATATGGCTAGAAATAGATTGGGATTAGAATTTATTGATTCATTTAATAATTATTTAGATTTGGAACTTAAATCATACAATCAAGAAATAAAGATGTTAGAGCGCAAAATTGAAAGACTTAGAGAAGAAATTAATAATGAATATGATCAAGATCTTAATAATAAGCTATGTGAACTTGACGAAGTTAAAAGAGCAAAAGAAATTAAAAAAATGGAATTGTATTACCAAGCTATGCTTAAATTAAAAGCAACTGATTTTGAATCACAAGTTAAATTTAAAATTTAAAGGATATGTTGTGAATATATATGATCTACCTCTTTTTAAAAGAATGCAAAGGGAATATAAGCGTGAATTTGGTATTAATATAGCATCTTTTATTAAACCAAAACCAGTAGTTGTTGATTTTAAAAGCTTTGAAAATAAGTTCTTAAATAAAAAACAACGTAAAGTATTAAGTGAT
Proteins encoded:
- a CDS encoding DUF603 domain-containing protein, whose product is MNKVKKSFDDYIVYFNEGKLSDAQISKEMGVSRANVCKMRRRWESRESNNLEEHPKVTISEETLNNVLIRASEHSAQSSSIKSQLHMARNRLGLEFIDSFNNYLDLELKSYNQEIKMLERKIERLREEINNEYDQDLNNKLCELDEVKRAKEIKKMELYYQAMLKLKATDFESQVKFKI